The Streptomyces laurentii genome contains a region encoding:
- a CDS encoding hypothetical protein (DUF1025 domain containing protein [Streptomyces fulvissimus DSM40593];~Minimal MMP-like domain foundin a group of hypothetical proteins from alphaproteobacteria and actinobacteria; cd12954;~UniProt-pubmed:11572948; UniProt-pubmed:20624727; UniProt-pubmed:21463507; UniProt-pubmed:18824121; UniProt-pubmed:20581206; UniProt-pubmed:18375553; UniProt-pubmed:20064060; UniProt-pubmed:21551298;~identified by MetaGeneAnnotator; putative) — MTDTTESRDTPAPRPRHRDRHGRGMRGPVAPPQVPLSASRADTFRDLVLDSVERLERNWPQLADVEFMIMEVPPPAPLGETVPLGEATPAERKEPARIVVYRRPVELRSKSRDERALLVHEVVVEQVADLLGLSPETVDPRYGEE, encoded by the coding sequence GTGACGGACACCACCGAGAGCAGGGACACTCCCGCACCGCGGCCGCGGCACCGTGACCGGCACGGCCGGGGCATGCGCGGGCCGGTCGCGCCGCCGCAGGTCCCGCTGTCCGCGAGCCGGGCGGACACCTTCCGCGATCTGGTCCTGGACTCGGTGGAGCGCCTGGAGCGGAACTGGCCGCAGCTCGCCGACGTCGAGTTCATGATCATGGAGGTCCCGCCGCCGGCGCCGCTCGGCGAGACGGTGCCCCTGGGCGAGGCGACCCCGGCGGAGCGGAAGGAGCCGGCCCGGATCGTGGTCTACCGCCGCCCGGTCGAGCTGCGTTCGAAGAGCCGCGACGAGCGGGCCCTGCTCGTCCACGAGGTCGTGGTCGAGCAGGTCGCGGACCTCCTCGGGCTCTCCCCGGAGACGGTGGATCCGCGGTACGGGGAGGAGTGA
- a CDS encoding phosphomannomutase (The phosphomannomutase/phosphoglucomutase (PMM/PGM) bifunctional enzyme catalyzes the reversible conversion of 1-phospho to 6-phospho-sugars (e.g. between mannose-1-phosphate and mannose-6-phosphate or glucose-1-phosphate and glucose-6-phosphate) via a...; cd03089;~identified by MetaGeneAnnotator; putative;~metal binding site [ion binding];~phosphomannomutase [Streptomyces cattleya NRRL 8057 = DSM46488];~phosphomannomutase/phosphoglucomutase; Reviewed; PRK09542;~substrate binding site [chemical binding]), with the protein MAADLSQIVKAYDVRGVVPDQWDEALAELFGAAFVRVTDAEAIVIGHDMRPSSPGLAAAFARGATRLGADVTLIGLCSTDQLYFASGQLGLPGAMFTASHNPAQYNGIKMCRAGAAPVGQDTGLADIRALVERWTEQGAPEAAATAGTVTERDTLDDYAAHLRSLVDLTAIRPLKVVVDAGNGMGGHTVPTVLAGLPLDVVPMYFELDGTFPNHEANPLDPKNIVDLQERVRAEGADLGLAFDGDADRCFVVDENGGPVSPSAITALVAARELAKHGGSGTVIHNLITSWSVPEVVREHGGTPVRTRVGHSFIKEEMAKSGAIFGGEHSAHYYFKDFWNADTGMLAALHVLAALGGQDGPLSALVSSYDRYAASGEINSTVDDQAARLAAVKAVFGDREGVTLDELDGLTVTAADWWFNVRASNTEPLLRLNVEARDEAAMAKVRDEALALIRG; encoded by the coding sequence GTGGCTGCTGATCTGTCGCAGATCGTGAAGGCGTACGACGTCCGCGGGGTGGTGCCGGATCAGTGGGACGAGGCCCTGGCGGAGCTGTTCGGAGCCGCGTTCGTCCGCGTGACCGACGCCGAGGCCATCGTCATCGGCCACGACATGCGCCCCTCCTCGCCCGGTCTCGCCGCCGCCTTCGCGCGCGGCGCGACCCGCCTCGGCGCCGACGTCACCCTGATCGGCCTCTGCTCCACCGACCAGCTCTACTTCGCCTCCGGGCAGCTCGGCCTGCCGGGCGCGATGTTCACCGCGTCGCACAACCCCGCCCAGTACAACGGCATCAAGATGTGCCGCGCCGGCGCCGCCCCCGTCGGCCAGGACACCGGCCTCGCCGACATCCGCGCGCTCGTCGAGCGGTGGACCGAGCAGGGCGCGCCGGAGGCGGCCGCCACCGCCGGCACCGTCACCGAGCGGGACACCCTGGACGACTACGCCGCGCACCTGCGCTCGCTCGTCGACCTCACCGCCATCCGCCCGCTCAAGGTCGTCGTGGACGCGGGCAACGGCATGGGCGGCCACACCGTGCCCACCGTCCTCGCCGGTCTGCCGCTGGACGTCGTCCCGATGTACTTCGAGCTGGACGGCACCTTCCCGAACCACGAGGCCAACCCGCTCGACCCGAAGAACATCGTCGACCTCCAGGAGCGCGTCCGCGCCGAAGGCGCCGACCTCGGCCTCGCCTTCGACGGCGACGCCGACCGCTGCTTCGTCGTCGACGAGAACGGCGGCCCGGTCTCCCCGTCCGCGATCACCGCGCTCGTCGCGGCGCGCGAGCTGGCCAAGCACGGCGGCAGCGGCACGGTCATCCACAACCTGATCACCTCGTGGTCGGTGCCGGAGGTCGTCCGCGAGCACGGCGGCACGCCGGTGCGCACCCGGGTCGGCCACTCCTTCATCAAGGAGGAGATGGCGAAGAGCGGCGCCATCTTCGGCGGCGAGCACTCCGCCCACTACTACTTCAAGGACTTCTGGAACGCGGACACCGGCATGCTCGCCGCGCTCCACGTCCTCGCGGCGCTCGGCGGCCAGGACGGTCCGCTGTCCGCGCTGGTCTCCTCGTACGACCGCTACGCCGCCTCCGGCGAGATCAACTCGACCGTCGACGACCAGGCCGCCCGCCTGGCCGCCGTGAAGGCCGTTTTCGGCGACCGCGAGGGCGTCACCCTCGACGAGCTGGACGGTCTGACGGTCACCGCCGCCGACTGGTGGTTCAACGTCCGCGCCTCCAACACCGAGCCGCTGCTCCGCCTGAACGTCGAGGCGCGCGACGAGGCCGCGATGGCCAAGGTGCGCGACGAGGCGCTCGCGCTGATCCGCGGCTGA
- a CDS encoding protein ycaR (Protein YcaR [Streptomyces fulvissimus DSM40593];~Uncharacterized conserved protein [Function unknown];~UniProt-pubmed:11572948; UniProt-pubmed:20624727; UniProt-pubmed:21463507; UniProt-pubmed:18375553; UniProt-pubmed:20581206; UniProt-pubmed:12000953;~identified by MetaGeneAnnotator; putative) translates to MSLEAGLLEILACPACHAPLDDRTAEETPELVCTAADCGLAYPVRDDIPVLLVDEARRPA, encoded by the coding sequence ATGTCGCTCGAAGCCGGCCTCCTGGAAATCCTGGCCTGCCCGGCCTGCCACGCTCCGCTGGACGACCGTACGGCCGAGGAGACCCCCGAGCTGGTGTGCACCGCCGCCGACTGCGGTCTCGCCTACCCGGTCCGCGACGACATCCCGGTCCTGCTCGTCGACGAGGCGCGCCGCCCCGCCTGA
- a CDS encoding cysteine dioxygenase (Cysteine dioxygenase type I; pfam05995;~cysteine dioxygenase [Streptomyces cattleya NRRL 8057= DSM46488];~identified by MetaGeneAnnotator; putative): MNMDSDLQIAGDILEVPHLLQPPRAHPATVAEFAGLAREIAADRDQWAPYVAYDPTTRWYHRLRTGPGYEVWLLSWLPGQGSGRHDHGPSSGLLTVLAGELTERTRRGPRALAPDAQYVFAPGYVHEVVNDSLEPAVSLHVYYPGLTEMPMHPAVPETTAVPATAATTGTTGTASLTAATTSTTGAAAWSAAAALPRVPGQGGVPA; this comes from the coding sequence ATGAACATGGACAGCGACCTTCAGATCGCCGGCGACATCCTTGAGGTCCCGCACCTCCTCCAGCCCCCGCGCGCGCACCCGGCCACCGTGGCCGAGTTCGCCGGGCTCGCCCGGGAGATCGCCGCCGACCGCGACCAGTGGGCCCCCTACGTCGCGTACGACCCCACCACCCGCTGGTACCACCGGCTGCGCACCGGCCCCGGCTACGAGGTGTGGCTGCTGTCCTGGCTCCCCGGTCAGGGCAGTGGACGCCACGACCACGGCCCGTCCTCCGGTCTGCTCACCGTCCTCGCGGGCGAGCTGACGGAACGTACGCGGCGCGGCCCGCGCGCCCTCGCCCCCGACGCGCAGTACGTCTTCGCCCCGGGCTACGTCCACGAGGTCGTCAACGACTCCCTCGAACCCGCCGTCAGCCTGCACGTCTACTACCCGGGCCTCACCGAGATGCCGATGCACCCGGCGGTGCCGGAGACGACAGCGGTGCCGGCGACGGCGGCGACGACCGGGACGACGGGGACGGCCTCGCTGACGGCCGCGACCACGTCGACGACGGGCGCGGCCGCGTGGTCCGCCGCGGCCGCGCTGCCCCGCGTACCCGGTCAGGGAGGCGTACCGGCCTGA
- a CDS encoding hypothetical protein (DUF3499 domain containing protein [Streptomyces fulvissimus DSM40593];~Protein of unknown function (DUF3499); pfam12005;~UniProt-pubmed:11572948; UniProt-pubmed:20624727; UniProt-pubmed:21463507; UniProt-pubmed:18824121; UniProt-pubmed:18375553; UniProt-pubmed:12000953; UniProt-pubmed:20064060; UniProt-pubmed:21551298;~identified by MetaGeneAnnotator; putative) — MSPVRRCSRTACGRPAVATLTYVYADSTAVLGPLATYAEPHCYDLCAEHSERLTAPRGWEVVRLTDGTAPARPSGDDLEALANAVREAARPQERAAEAGGKGGPRGGDPMEIGRRGHLRVLRSPEN; from the coding sequence GTGAGCCCTGTACGTCGCTGTTCGCGCACCGCGTGCGGCCGCCCTGCCGTCGCGACACTGACGTACGTCTATGCCGACTCGACTGCGGTCCTCGGCCCGCTCGCCACTTACGCCGAGCCCCACTGTTACGACCTGTGCGCCGAGCACAGTGAACGCCTGACCGCCCCGCGCGGCTGGGAGGTCGTGCGGCTCACCGACGGCACCGCCCCCGCCCGCCCCAGCGGCGACGACCTCGAAGCCCTCGCCAACGCGGTCCGTGAGGCGGCGCGCCCCCAGGAGCGCGCGGCCGAGGCCGGCGGCAAGGGCGGCCCGCGCGGCGGCGATCCGATGGAGATCGGCCGACGGGGCCATCTGAGGGTGCTGCGTTCCCCCGAGAACTGA
- a CDS encoding hypothetical protein (identified by MetaGeneAnnotator; putative;~secreted protein, partial [Streptomyces viridochromogenes DSM40736]), with protein sequence MKRTTLSLIAAAAVLAAVTGAAAMTAPAPEAAAPAAAPPAARLPVERAGLLCPAPSTSEVAETTYTSYTPPARNAAGRPQDGQGGEGGGAGGKNAAEAVLKPAAKAALPGEDAAEKPAKKPKEPKVPATVTKPGTPVAAEANGGAVPALTGAANGALAPGWTVQQTTVVPAGGARGLLGLTCSAPDSDFWFPAASTAKERQDYVHLTNPDDSGAVADIELYGPDGTLKTEVTEGIPVPAHSTVPVLLSTLTGDPAQQDLTVHVTTRSGRVGAALGAADDKLGSDWLPAAADPAGTVLLPGIPADATSVRLVAFAPGDDDADLKVQLVTPTGTIVPASADSVHVKSGMTTGVDLAGLTRGEPGSLLLTPADPKKPTPVVAAVKVVRGKSGEKQEVAFIPGTGAIEGRATVADNRDKGTTLAVSAPAEGAQVRITASAGAEGGTPVTKNVTVKAGTTVSMDAPVPDGVKGPYALTVERLSGGPVYAARTLELPQDGVPMFTVQTFTDDRSSVRVPRARQDLTVLDD encoded by the coding sequence GTGAAGCGCACCACCCTCTCCCTGATCGCGGCCGCCGCCGTCCTGGCCGCCGTCACCGGCGCGGCCGCGATGACCGCCCCGGCCCCCGAGGCCGCCGCGCCCGCCGCCGCCCCGCCCGCCGCCCGGCTGCCCGTGGAGCGGGCCGGCCTGCTCTGCCCGGCGCCGAGCACCTCGGAGGTCGCGGAGACCACGTACACCTCGTACACCCCGCCGGCCCGGAACGCCGCGGGCCGGCCCCAGGACGGCCAGGGCGGCGAAGGCGGCGGCGCGGGCGGCAAGAACGCCGCCGAGGCCGTCCTGAAGCCGGCCGCCAAGGCCGCGCTCCCCGGCGAGGACGCCGCGGAGAAGCCGGCGAAGAAGCCCAAGGAGCCGAAGGTCCCGGCGACCGTCACCAAGCCCGGCACACCGGTCGCCGCCGAGGCGAACGGCGGCGCCGTGCCCGCCCTGACCGGCGCGGCGAACGGCGCGCTCGCCCCCGGCTGGACCGTCCAGCAGACCACCGTCGTCCCGGCCGGCGGCGCCCGCGGCCTGCTCGGCCTCACCTGCTCCGCCCCCGACAGCGACTTCTGGTTCCCGGCCGCGTCCACCGCCAAGGAGCGCCAGGACTACGTCCACCTCACCAACCCCGACGACAGCGGCGCGGTCGCCGACATCGAGCTGTACGGCCCCGACGGCACCCTGAAGACCGAGGTCACCGAGGGCATCCCGGTGCCCGCGCACAGCACCGTGCCGGTGCTCCTGTCCACCCTGACCGGCGACCCGGCCCAGCAGGACCTCACCGTCCACGTCACCACCCGCAGCGGCCGCGTCGGCGCGGCCCTCGGCGCGGCCGACGACAAGCTGGGCAGCGACTGGCTCCCGGCCGCCGCCGACCCGGCCGGCACCGTGCTGCTGCCCGGCATCCCGGCCGACGCCACCTCGGTGCGGCTCGTGGCGTTCGCGCCCGGCGACGACGACGCCGACCTGAAGGTCCAGCTGGTCACGCCGACCGGCACGATCGTCCCGGCGAGCGCCGACTCCGTGCACGTGAAGTCCGGCATGACCACGGGCGTCGACCTCGCCGGCCTCACCCGCGGCGAGCCCGGCTCGCTGCTGCTCACCCCGGCCGACCCGAAGAAGCCGACGCCCGTCGTGGCCGCGGTGAAGGTCGTCCGGGGCAAGAGCGGAGAGAAGCAGGAGGTGGCGTTCATCCCGGGCACCGGCGCGATCGAGGGCCGGGCCACCGTCGCCGACAACCGCGACAAGGGCACCACCCTCGCGGTGAGCGCCCCGGCCGAGGGCGCCCAGGTCCGGATCACCGCCTCGGCGGGCGCCGAGGGCGGCACCCCGGTCACCAAGAACGTCACGGTGAAGGCGGGCACCACCGTCTCGATGGACGCGCCCGTCCCGGACGGCGTGAAGGGCCCCTACGCGCTGACGGTCGAGCGGCTGTCGGGCGGCCCGGTGTACGCGGCGCGCACGCTGGAACTGCCGCAGGACGGCGTCCCGATGTTCACGGTGCAGACCTTCACCGACGACCGCAGCTCGGTGCGGGTGCCGCGGGCGCGGCAGGACCTGACGGTGCTGGACGACTGA
- a CDS encoding family 2 glycosyl transferase (Glycosyltransferase family A (GT-A) includes diverse families of glycosyl transferases with a common GT-A type structural fold; cl11394;~PFAM: glycosyl transferase family 2; KEGG: sgr:SGR_4504 hypothetical protein;~Predicted glycosyltransferases [General function prediction only];~family 2 glycosyl transferase [Streptomyces sp. SirexAA- E];~identified by MetaGeneAnnotator; putative): MSSTPEFPRHVVTAVLVAHDGARWLPDALAGLLAQERPVQNAVAADTGSADDSARLLAEALGDDRILHLARRTGFGAAVEEAARTAPVLGPDDLTYLKRPSSWDPVTRTWQDENYDLPELPHGEPVQWLWLLHDDCAPEPGALAELLRVADSDADAAVIGPKLRGWYDRKQLLEAGVSIARSGRRWTGLDRREQDQGQHDQVRSVLSVSSAGMLVRRDVFEELGGFDRRLPLMRDDVDLCWRAHAAGHRVLVAPGAVLRHAEASARERRTVDCAGRSAANPHRVDKAGAVYTLLANTRGRALPYVLLRLVVGTLLRTLGYLVGKAPGQAVDEVMGLLGTLLRPERILAARARRKNPAVPPSELRPLFPPPGATVRAAAEQVTSHFGGDDAESGGSRHGAVESGPGGDDADFLEIEQFARLKKIVRKPGPILFALLLAVSLVACRNLLSGGSLAGGALLPAPDTVSELWSRYADGWHALGTGGTQTAPPYLAVLAALSALLFGSTSLALTVLLVCSVPLAGFTAYFASRGIVESRLLRAWAAIAYAFLPAATGALATGRLGTAVLAILLPLLARAAVASYGLNRAGGERGSWRATWAYTFLLTFTTAFTPVVWPLAVVLGVGVLALRRGDITAYGLRFLATAGTPLLILAPWSLSLLTSPAAFLREAGLDIRTGTASALDLLGTSPGGPGTFGGLVLLGLVLAALGALLREERVLAVRAAWAAALAGLVFAVLTNGAGDGATGWAGPATLVYGAALLAAAMIGAEGGRTRVAAHGFGWRQPLAALIALACAVGPVVAAAGWMIGGADGPLTRRDPVQVPAFVAEESGTRDQARTLVLGAGAPGEVAYTLVRGSGSRLGDAELTAAADGDTRLDQVVSHLVAGSGADQTTELSGFAIRYVLVRDGAPRAMSRVLDATPGLTRLSQLDGSALWRVDRDVARVMIVPAGAKAGAAADGEGAQPVAVAAGPVEAHTKIPAGAAGRVLRVADRADAGWTATLDGTALKAVTVDDWAQGFELPAEGGRLDLTYEAPATHTGWIWTQAFLALVLLVLALPGRRRDIDDDLPDEEAAVPARTRAETPAADGEGRRARRLRAAAEAEAAAAAAAGQADAPTPAADEPAVAAVPQQQTYEQEPEWDGQYAAVPQQAEPYDPQQYGEQQQYAYDPYAQPQQHAQHQQHQQYEQPYDPQYYGEQQQYDPYAQPQQPQQDQQPRQAHPGYDEQQAYDVYDPYGYGQQRSDGSSNQ; encoded by the coding sequence ATGTCCTCAACTCCTGAGTTCCCACGACACGTCGTCACCGCCGTGCTCGTCGCCCACGACGGCGCCCGCTGGCTGCCGGACGCCCTAGCCGGGCTGCTCGCCCAGGAACGCCCCGTCCAGAACGCGGTCGCCGCCGACACCGGCAGCGCGGACGACTCCGCGCGACTGCTCGCCGAGGCCCTCGGCGACGACCGGATCCTGCACCTCGCCCGCCGCACCGGGTTCGGCGCCGCCGTCGAGGAGGCCGCGCGCACCGCGCCCGTCCTCGGCCCCGACGACCTCACCTACCTGAAGCGGCCCAGCAGTTGGGACCCCGTCACCCGGACCTGGCAGGACGAGAACTACGACCTGCCCGAGCTGCCGCACGGCGAGCCCGTGCAGTGGCTCTGGCTGCTGCACGACGACTGCGCCCCCGAACCCGGCGCCCTCGCCGAACTCCTGCGCGTCGCCGACTCCGACGCGGACGCCGCCGTCATCGGCCCCAAACTGCGCGGCTGGTACGACCGCAAGCAGCTGCTCGAAGCCGGCGTCAGCATCGCCCGCAGCGGCCGCCGCTGGACCGGACTCGACCGCCGCGAACAGGACCAGGGCCAGCACGACCAGGTCCGCTCCGTCCTGTCCGTCTCCAGCGCCGGCATGCTCGTCCGGCGCGACGTCTTCGAGGAGCTCGGCGGCTTCGACCGCCGGCTGCCCCTCATGCGCGACGACGTCGACCTGTGCTGGCGCGCCCACGCCGCCGGCCACCGCGTCCTGGTCGCTCCCGGCGCCGTCCTCCGGCACGCCGAGGCGTCCGCCCGCGAACGCCGTACCGTCGACTGCGCCGGCCGCTCCGCCGCCAACCCGCACCGCGTCGACAAGGCCGGCGCCGTCTACACGCTGCTCGCCAACACCCGCGGCCGGGCCCTGCCGTACGTCCTGCTCCGGCTCGTCGTCGGCACCCTGCTCCGCACCCTCGGCTACCTCGTCGGCAAGGCGCCCGGCCAGGCCGTCGACGAGGTCATGGGCCTGCTCGGCACCCTGCTGCGCCCCGAGCGGATCCTCGCGGCCCGCGCGCGGCGCAAGAACCCGGCCGTCCCGCCGTCCGAACTCCGTCCGCTGTTCCCGCCGCCCGGCGCCACCGTCCGCGCCGCCGCCGAACAGGTCACCTCCCACTTCGGCGGCGACGACGCCGAGTCCGGCGGATCCCGGCACGGCGCCGTCGAATCCGGCCCCGGCGGCGACGACGCCGACTTCCTGGAGATCGAGCAGTTCGCCCGGCTGAAGAAGATCGTCCGCAAGCCCGGACCCATCCTCTTCGCCCTTCTCCTCGCCGTCTCGCTGGTCGCCTGCCGCAACCTCCTCAGCGGCGGCTCGCTGGCCGGCGGCGCCCTGCTGCCCGCCCCGGACACCGTCTCCGAGCTGTGGTCGCGCTACGCCGACGGCTGGCACGCGCTCGGCACCGGCGGCACCCAGACCGCCCCGCCCTACCTCGCCGTCCTCGCCGCGCTCTCCGCGCTGCTGTTCGGCTCGACGTCCCTCGCGCTGACCGTGCTGCTCGTCTGCTCGGTCCCGCTCGCCGGCTTCACCGCGTACTTCGCCTCCCGCGGCATCGTCGAATCCCGGCTGCTGCGCGCCTGGGCCGCCATCGCCTACGCGTTCCTGCCCGCCGCCACCGGCGCCCTCGCCACCGGCCGGCTCGGCACCGCCGTCCTCGCGATCCTGCTCCCGCTCCTGGCCCGCGCAGCCGTCGCCTCGTACGGACTGAACCGCGCGGGCGGCGAGCGCGGCAGCTGGCGCGCCACCTGGGCGTACACCTTCCTGCTGACCTTCACGACGGCGTTCACCCCGGTCGTCTGGCCGCTCGCCGTCGTCCTCGGCGTCGGCGTGCTCGCGCTGCGCCGCGGCGACATCACCGCGTACGGACTGCGCTTCCTCGCCACCGCCGGCACCCCGCTGCTGATCCTCGCGCCGTGGTCGCTGTCCCTCCTGACCAGCCCCGCCGCCTTCCTGCGCGAGGCCGGACTCGACATCCGTACGGGCACGGCCTCCGCGCTCGACCTGCTCGGCACCAGCCCCGGCGGCCCCGGCACGTTCGGCGGGCTCGTCCTCCTCGGCCTCGTGCTCGCCGCGCTCGGCGCCCTGCTGCGCGAGGAGCGGGTGCTCGCCGTCCGCGCCGCCTGGGCCGCCGCGCTCGCCGGCCTGGTCTTCGCCGTCCTCACCAACGGCGCCGGCGACGGCGCCACCGGCTGGGCCGGCCCCGCCACCCTCGTGTACGGCGCCGCCCTGCTGGCCGCCGCCATGATCGGCGCCGAGGGCGGCCGGACCCGCGTCGCCGCCCACGGCTTCGGCTGGCGCCAGCCGCTCGCCGCGCTCATCGCGCTCGCCTGCGCGGTCGGCCCGGTGGTCGCCGCGGCCGGCTGGATGATCGGCGGCGCCGACGGCCCGCTGACCCGCCGCGACCCGGTCCAGGTGCCCGCGTTCGTCGCCGAGGAGAGCGGCACCCGCGACCAGGCCCGCACCCTCGTGCTCGGCGCCGGCGCGCCCGGCGAGGTCGCGTACACCCTGGTCCGCGGCTCCGGCAGCCGGCTCGGCGACGCCGAACTCACCGCCGCCGCCGACGGCGACACCCGCCTCGACCAGGTCGTCTCGCACCTCGTCGCCGGATCCGGCGCCGACCAGACCACGGAGCTCAGCGGCTTCGCGATCCGCTACGTCCTGGTCCGCGACGGCGCCCCGCGCGCCATGAGCCGCGTCCTCGACGCCACCCCCGGCCTGACCCGGCTCAGCCAGCTCGACGGCAGCGCCCTGTGGCGGGTCGACCGCGACGTCGCCCGCGTGATGATCGTGCCCGCCGGTGCCAAGGCCGGCGCGGCGGCCGACGGGGAGGGCGCGCAGCCGGTGGCCGTCGCCGCCGGACCGGTCGAGGCCCACACCAAGATCCCGGCCGGCGCCGCGGGCCGCGTGCTGCGCGTCGCCGACCGCGCCGACGCCGGCTGGACCGCCACCCTCGACGGCACGGCGCTCAAGGCCGTCACCGTCGACGACTGGGCGCAGGGCTTCGAACTGCCCGCCGAGGGCGGCCGCCTCGACCTCACCTACGAGGCCCCGGCCACCCACACCGGCTGGATCTGGACCCAGGCGTTCCTCGCCCTCGTCCTGCTCGTCCTCGCCCTGCCCGGCCGCCGCCGCGACATCGACGACGACCTGCCCGACGAGGAGGCCGCCGTCCCGGCCCGGACCCGGGCGGAGACCCCGGCCGCCGACGGCGAGGGCCGCCGCGCCCGCCGCCTGCGCGCCGCCGCCGAGGCGGAGGCCGCTGCCGCGGCCGCCGCCGGCCAGGCCGACGCGCCCACGCCTGCGGCCGACGAGCCCGCCGTCGCCGCCGTACCCCAGCAGCAGACGTACGAGCAGGAGCCGGAGTGGGACGGCCAGTACGCCGCCGTCCCGCAGCAGGCCGAGCCGTACGACCCGCAGCAGTACGGCGAGCAGCAGCAGTACGCGTACGACCCGTACGCCCAGCCGCAGCAGCACGCGCAGCACCAGCAGCACCAGCAGTACGAGCAGCCGTACGACCCGCAGTACTACGGGGAGCAGCAGCAGTACGACCCGTACGCGCAGCCTCAGCAGCCGCAGCAGGACCAGCAGCCGCGGCAGGCGCACCCCGGGTACGACGAGCAGCAGGCCTACGACGTCTACGACCCGTACGGCTACGGTCAGCAGCGTTCCGACGGGAGCAGCAACCAGTGA
- a CDS encoding galactoside transport system permease protein mglC (identified by MetaGeneAnnotator; putative;~sequence version:1), producing MDVVTGVADDRDLRVGRGLLEAAKEAGTTDATGQNHNAHTDSLSAAGGGPASGGGGGTAPAVRGTGRPGRQAGTPP from the coding sequence ATGGATGTCGTCACCGGTGTTGCCGACGACCGTGATCTCCGCGTCGGGCGCGGCCTTCTTGAGGCCGCGAAGGAAGCGGGCACCACCGATGCCACCGGCCAGAACCACAATGCGCATACGGACAGTCTGTCAGCAGCGGGCGGCGGCCCGGCGAGCGGTGGGGGCGGCGGTACGGCTCCGGCGGTACGGGGTACCGGGCGGCCGGGCCGTCAGGCCGGTACGCCTCCCTGA
- a CDS encoding whiB-family transcriptional regulator, whiB protein (Transcription factor WhiB; pfam02467;~WhiB-family transcriptional regulator, WhiB protein [Streptomyces albus J1074];~identified by MetaGeneAnnotator; putative) — MTELFQELLVEDTAEELGWQERALCAQTDPESFFPEKGGSTREAKKVCLACEVRSECLEYALQNDERFGIWGGLSERERRRLKKAAV, encoded by the coding sequence ATGACCGAGTTGTTCCAGGAACTGCTGGTCGAGGACACGGCCGAGGAACTCGGCTGGCAGGAGCGCGCACTGTGCGCCCAGACCGACCCCGAGTCCTTCTTCCCCGAGAAGGGCGGCTCGACCCGCGAGGCCAAGAAGGTCTGTCTCGCCTGCGAAGTCCGCTCCGAGTGTCTGGAGTACGCGCTCCAGAACGACGAGCGCTTCGGCATCTGGGGCGGCCTGTCCGAGCGGGAACGCCGTCGGCTCAAGAAGGCCGCCGTCTGA